The window AACCAGGCAAGATTAAAGATTTGAGAGTTTCGCCTTTTTGCGCTTTTTGATGAAGGTAATAAGCGCCATCCCTTAACGCGTAAAGGTCGGCGTTTTGCGCTATAGGGTCAATAATGATGTATTCTTTTACACCGTATTTTTCGTATGTATCTTTTTTAGGGCGAAGGTCATAATAAGCGTTCTTTTCCCATAGAACCTCGACAACCAAATCGGGCGGACTATGAATATAATCCCTAATGATATCGCGCCTTTCTTCGGCAACGTAAACAAAATCTGGCTGAAAGGAGTTTTGAGTGTCGAGTATTACTTCAATTGGTCCCATTAAATAAGTGCCTTCGTTTTTAACCCTGTCCTCATAAGTTATAAACGCTGTAGCTACCGCTGCAAGGGTAAGTTGATGATTTACTGTTCGGGACGGCCAATCAATTAAACAGCCATTAATGTATTGGTAAGGTGCACCAATGGGCATCTGCATATATTCATCAAGAGTTAATTTCTTTTCAGTCGTCAGCATAAATCAAATATAATTAATTTCGCATGATGAAATCAATCAAACCGACCATACTTGTTGTTAACGATGATGGCATAACCGCCCCTGGCATCAAAGTATTAATTGAAGCCATGAGCGAGATAGGCAGGGTAGTGGTTGTTGCGCCCGATAGTCCGCAATCGGGCATGGGGCATGCCATTACCATAGGTAAACCCCTGCGTTTAGATAAGGTGGATATTTACGAAGGTATTGAAATGTACCGCTGCTCCGGCACTCCGGTTGATTGTGTGAAGCTTGCTGTAAATAAAATATTTAAAGGGCTTAAGCCCGATTTATGCGTATCCGGCATTAACCATGGCTTAAATAATTCTATCAACGTATTGTATTCGGGCACCATGTCGGCCGCGGTTGAAGGTGCTATTGAAAGTATTCCATCTATTGGTTTTTCTTTAGATGATTATAACCTGGATGCCAACTTTAGCCACTGCGTTAAATATGTGAAGGAGCTTGCCTTACAGGTTTTAGCTAACGGTTTGCCGGCCAATACATTACTCAATGTAAATTTTCCGAACACGAACAACATCAAAGGGATCAAGATTTGCCGCCAGGCCAACGCCAAATGGGCCGAGGAGTTTGATGAACGGGTTGATCCGCATAAACGGCCATACTACTGGCTCACAGGCGTTTTTCAGTTAAATGACGGGGGCGAGGATACCGATGTTTGGGCTTTAGAACACAATTACGCGTCGGTAGTGCCTATTCAGTTTGATATGACGGCGCACCATGCTATCCCGTTTTTAAACACCTGGAAATTTAATGTATAAATTGCTTGTTAAATAATATACATGCTTAAAAATAATAGTATAGTGGTTGGTTTGCTTGGCGGGGCTGTATTGCCGGGAATTAGCCTGTTTATTTTTTTATACCTGCTTAAAGGCAGCTTTTTGATATTGAATAAACCAGGTATCCCTTATCTGATTGCCATCGCGCTCAATCTTTTCATTATCCGGTATTGTTTTAAGGCAGGCAAAGACAACATAGGCGCGGGCATGATATTGACGACCTTTGTATTTGCAGCGGCGGTGTTTTTACTCAAATTACAACCCATCAGATGAAGTATTACCTGGTAGCCGGCGAAGCATCGGGCGATTTGCACGGGGCTAACCTCATGAAGGCGCTAAAGGAGCTTGACCCGGCGGCCGAGTTTCGTTTTTTTGGCGGCGACCTGATGCAGGCTGAAGGCGGAACCCTAGTGAAGCATTATGCCGATATGGCCTTTATGGGTTTTGTAGAGGTTGTAATTAATTTGCGCGCCATCCTTAAAAACATGAAAGCCTGCAAAGACGATATTGCGGCTTACCAACCCGATGTTTTGGTGCTCATAGATTTCCCGGGTTTTAACTTGAAAATAGCAGAATACGCTAAAACCATTGGTCTGTCGGTTAATTACTACATCTCGCCCAAAGTTTGGGCCTGGAACCAAAAACGGGTGTTGAAAATTAAGCGGATAGTTGACCACCTGTTTTGCATATTGCCTTTTGAGGTTGATTTTTATAAAAGCTGGGGAATGGAGGTTGATTATGTAGGCAACCCGCTTTTGGATGCCATAACCGCGTTTGAGCCTAATTCTGAATTTTTAAAGCAGAATGATATATCGGGTAAAAAAATAATAGCGCTGTTGCCTGGCAGCCGGAAACAAGAGATAAACTATTTATTGCCAGATATGATTGCCGTAGCCGGACAGTTTGCAGATTACCAGTTTGTTATAGCGGGCGCACCTTCATTTAAACCTGAATTTTACAGCCAGTTTGTGAAGGATGCCAATATTCCTGTAATATTTAATGCCACATACGATTTGTTAACCAACGCGCACGCCGCCATTGTTGCCTCCGGAACAGCAACCTTAGAGACTGCCTTGTTTAACATACCACAGGTGGTGGTATATAAGGGCAACGCATTAACCATTGCTATAGCCCGCATGCTGGTTAAAATTAAATTTATATCGCTGGTTAACCTCATTGTAGATAAGGGAATAGTAAAAGAGCTTATCCAGGACGACTGTAACGAACTGAAAATTGCGGCCGAGCTTGGCGCTATTGCTAAACAAGGGGCCTACCGGCAACAGATGCTGGCAGATTATGATACGCTTGACGCAAGAATGGGCCGGCCTGGCGCATCGGCCAAAACGGCCAGCCTGATTGTTAAATACGCTGTAAAAAAATAAAGCCCTGTTTTAGCAGGGCTTTATCGTTTTCATAGGTGCGATGTTGTACTTTAAAAGGTAGATGTAGATATATATGATGATCAGGCAGCTTTACGTGTTGATGGTACTGCTACCTTCTTGTTGTTGTGCACAAATTGATTTCTTTCTTTGAAGTTCCTAAGATCTTCCAATAAAATGTTCAGTAACTCGTCGTCAAAGCGGGCAATTAATTCGCTGATGGTTGGGTTTGTTTTAGAGGCTTTCATAGGTAGATGTTTTATATATAGGTAAGTGTGTTGTAAGTTTAATTAGGCTGCGGTTGCTAAACGGATTGCTTTAGCTTTTATAGATTTCAAATCATTCATTAGTAACAATTTTAATTCGTTATCAAAACGCGCTACTAATTTGTTGGTAGATAATTTTTTGGTGCTTTTCATAGTTTTAGTTTTTTGTATGTTTTAAATGTCTTTGTTCAATCTTTTTTTTCAGTTTCCTGGTTTTCGGTAAGGTTATTTTTGCGGCGTTTTGCTTCGTTGTATTGCCTTAAAATTTGCTCCTCATCGCGTGCATCTGTTGTTTTTGTTGGCTCCACCGGATTTTCCCATTCCTTTTCGCTTTCCTTAACCGTTGTCTTTTTAGTTTCCATAACAGCTACATTTGTTGAGTAGTATTCCAACAGCGTGCCAAAAAAACATAAAAGTCATCTTTGGCTCAAAATATTTTTACAATAACATGTAAATAGCTGTTTTTGAGTAACTTTTATTTTGAATAAAAATTCAAATTTTGGACAACGTGGGTTTCAGAACGCAAAAATCACTGTTCGCTTAGTACTCAATAACCGAACACTTGCTTTAATTCCGAACGTTTTTTTTGTAGTTAATAAAGTGCGCAGCCAGCGCGATGACGGCCAATGTAACACCAATAGCACACACACCGGTCCACTGGTAAGTTTTCCAAACCAGGCTGGCCAAAAATGTGCCCGATGCGCCGCCTATAAAATAAGACACCATGT is drawn from Mucilaginibacter ginsenosidivorax and contains these coding sequences:
- a CDS encoding Uma2 family endonuclease produces the protein MLTTEKKLTLDEYMQMPIGAPYQYINGCLIDWPSRTVNHQLTLAAVATAFITYEDRVKNEGTYLMGPIEVILDTQNSFQPDFVYVAEERRDIIRDYIHSPPDLVVEVLWEKNAYYDLRPKKDTYEKYGVKEYIIIDPIAQNADLYALRDGAYYLHQKAQKGETLKSLILPGFAIELAKVFK
- the surE gene encoding 5'/3'-nucleotidase SurE, whose protein sequence is MKSIKPTILVVNDDGITAPGIKVLIEAMSEIGRVVVVAPDSPQSGMGHAITIGKPLRLDKVDIYEGIEMYRCSGTPVDCVKLAVNKIFKGLKPDLCVSGINHGLNNSINVLYSGTMSAAVEGAIESIPSIGFSLDDYNLDANFSHCVKYVKELALQVLANGLPANTLLNVNFPNTNNIKGIKICRQANAKWAEEFDERVDPHKRPYYWLTGVFQLNDGGEDTDVWALEHNYASVVPIQFDMTAHHAIPFLNTWKFNV
- the lpxB gene encoding lipid-A-disaccharide synthase; translation: MKYYLVAGEASGDLHGANLMKALKELDPAAEFRFFGGDLMQAEGGTLVKHYADMAFMGFVEVVINLRAILKNMKACKDDIAAYQPDVLVLIDFPGFNLKIAEYAKTIGLSVNYYISPKVWAWNQKRVLKIKRIVDHLFCILPFEVDFYKSWGMEVDYVGNPLLDAITAFEPNSEFLKQNDISGKKIIALLPGSRKQEINYLLPDMIAVAGQFADYQFVIAGAPSFKPEFYSQFVKDANIPVIFNATYDLLTNAHAAIVASGTATLETALFNIPQVVVYKGNALTIAIARMLVKIKFISLVNLIVDKGIVKELIQDDCNELKIAAELGAIAKQGAYRQQMLADYDTLDARMGRPGASAKTASLIVKYAVKK